Proteins encoded in a region of the Sphingomonas jaspsi DSM 18422 genome:
- a CDS encoding DMT family transporter — protein sequence MSAPGEHPIDRSVVIPFIVFTLVWSSTWIVIRDQLGVVAPQWSVAYRFGIAAVAMAAVARWNGDSLRLDRGGLKAAAVLGFTQFCMNFNSVYMAERFITSGIVATVFAILLIPNSLLAWAFLKQKPGARFMAGAAVAVAGVALLFLHELQVSPESPDRILIGLGFTLLGLLGASMANVYQAGEEARRHPLFSLLAWAMAIGAMLDVGIASIVAGPPTFDPRPGYVLGLLYLALAASVLCFSLYFPVVRKIGPGRAAYSSVMVPIIAMALSTLFEGYRWSLLAGCGAALAVGGMLLALAWRRRPLPAAAPDAG from the coding sequence ATGAGCGCCCCGGGCGAGCATCCGATCGACCGGTCGGTCGTCATCCCGTTCATCGTCTTCACGCTGGTGTGGAGTTCGACCTGGATCGTCATCCGCGACCAGCTCGGCGTTGTCGCCCCGCAATGGTCGGTCGCCTATCGCTTCGGCATCGCCGCGGTGGCAATGGCGGCGGTGGCACGGTGGAACGGCGATTCGCTGCGGCTCGACCGCGGCGGGCTGAAAGCGGCGGCGGTGCTCGGCTTCACCCAGTTCTGCATGAACTTCAACAGCGTCTACATGGCGGAACGCTTCATCACCTCGGGCATCGTCGCGACGGTTTTCGCCATCCTGCTGATCCCCAATTCGCTGCTGGCCTGGGCCTTCCTGAAGCAGAAACCGGGCGCGCGCTTCATGGCCGGGGCGGCGGTGGCGGTGGCCGGCGTGGCCCTGCTGTTCCTGCACGAATTACAGGTCAGCCCGGAATCGCCCGACAGGATTTTGATCGGCCTCGGCTTCACGCTGCTTGGCCTGCTCGGCGCATCGATGGCCAATGTCTATCAGGCGGGCGAGGAGGCGCGGCGCCACCCGCTGTTCAGCCTGCTGGCCTGGGCGATGGCGATCGGCGCGATGCTCGACGTCGGTATTGCCAGCATCGTCGCCGGGCCGCCGACCTTCGATCCGCGACCCGGTTATGTGCTCGGGCTGCTCTACCTCGCGCTGGCCGCGTCGGTGCTTTGCTTCAGCCTTTATTTTCCCGTGGTTCGCAAGATCGGACCGGGCCGGGCCGCCTACAGCAGCGTCATGGTGCCGATCATCGCGATGGCGCTGTCGACCCTGTTCGAAGGATATCGCTGGAGCCTGCTGGCGGGCTGCGGCGCGGCGCTGGCGGTGGGCGGAATGCTGCTGGCGCTGGCGTGGCGACGGCGACCGTTGCCGGCCGCCGCCCCCGACGCGGGCTGA
- a CDS encoding S9 family peptidase, with amino-acid sequence MTLPTPPVAEQRPYSYERHGVRVDDPWHWLRDQGYPNVTDEDVLDYLKAENAYFEAWKGPHEGLIEDLFQEMKGRIKEDDASVPLKNGDWLYWSEFKTGTQYRLWHRKRLDGSQAQLIYDENAEAGDRDYFKLGAISVSRDAKLLATLVDDNGSERFKLIVRDLATGKDIETVTDVGIGEPVWTPDSKGIVFTEVNDQWRSYRARYHRIGDDPAKAVTLYEEKDDIAFSVSADRATDDSLIFISTGNNSSTEVRFVPANDPTAPLTLVRARQPELEYQCDAAHGRLWIYTNNGHVNFRVMSADPANPGEWREEVAGSDQTYIRGIGAHRDHLIISARVDGLDQLLLRDYATGEIERVPFTEASYSAGFAGNPEYAPDAYRLTYSSMVTPATTYDYHPADRRLDVLKVQEIPSGYDASLYVTERVTIDARDGAKIPVSVLRRKDMPLDGSGKLFIYAYGAYGIAIPPAFSTSRLSLVDRGFAYAIAHIRGGDDLGYQWFLDGKLKKRTNTFNDFVDVTRGLIAKGYASAGRVAAQGGSAGGELMGAVVNQAGELYGAVVADVPFVDVLATMLDDTLPLTPGEWTEWGNPITDPDAFHLLKSYSPYDNVTAKPYPPLLITGGLHDPRVTYWEPTKWAARLRATKTDDHLLLLKINMGAGHGGKSGRWNSLYEVAEAYAFVLTQID; translated from the coding sequence ATGACCCTTCCCACACCGCCCGTCGCCGAGCAGCGTCCATACAGCTACGAACGGCACGGGGTGCGGGTGGACGACCCTTGGCACTGGCTGCGCGACCAGGGCTATCCCAACGTTACCGACGAGGATGTGCTCGATTATCTCAAGGCGGAGAACGCCTATTTCGAGGCGTGGAAAGGCCCACACGAAGGGCTGATCGAGGACCTTTTCCAGGAGATGAAGGGCCGCATCAAGGAAGATGACGCCTCAGTGCCATTGAAGAACGGCGACTGGCTTTATTGGTCGGAGTTCAAGACCGGCACCCAATATCGCCTGTGGCATCGCAAGCGCCTCGACGGGTCGCAAGCGCAGCTGATCTACGACGAAAATGCCGAGGCGGGGGACCGCGACTATTTCAAGCTCGGCGCGATTTCGGTCAGCCGCGATGCCAAGCTGCTGGCGACCTTGGTCGACGACAATGGATCGGAACGCTTCAAGCTGATCGTCCGCGACCTTGCCACCGGCAAGGACATCGAAACCGTCACCGACGTCGGCATCGGCGAGCCGGTGTGGACCCCCGACAGCAAGGGCATCGTCTTCACCGAGGTCAACGACCAGTGGCGCAGCTACCGCGCCCGCTACCACCGCATCGGCGACGATCCTGCCAAGGCCGTGACGCTCTACGAGGAAAAGGACGACATCGCCTTCTCGGTCAGCGCCGACCGCGCGACCGACGACAGCCTGATCTTCATTTCGACCGGCAACAACAGCTCGACCGAAGTCCGCTTCGTCCCCGCCAACGACCCGACCGCACCGCTGACCCTGGTTCGCGCGCGCCAGCCCGAGCTGGAATATCAGTGCGACGCCGCCCACGGCCGCCTGTGGATCTACACCAACAACGGTCATGTGAATTTCCGCGTCATGTCCGCCGATCCCGCCAACCCCGGCGAGTGGCGCGAGGAAGTGGCGGGCAGCGACCAGACCTATATCCGCGGCATCGGCGCGCACCGCGACCATCTCATCATTTCCGCCCGCGTCGACGGCCTCGACCAGCTGCTGCTGCGCGATTATGCGACCGGCGAGATCGAGCGCGTGCCCTTCACCGAAGCCAGCTACAGCGCCGGCTTTGCGGGCAACCCCGAATATGCGCCCGACGCCTATCGCCTGACCTATTCGTCGATGGTCACGCCCGCGACGACCTACGACTACCACCCCGCCGACCGGCGGCTCGACGTGCTAAAGGTTCAGGAAATCCCGTCGGGCTATGACGCATCGCTCTACGTCACCGAACGCGTCACCATCGACGCCCGCGACGGCGCGAAGATCCCGGTGTCGGTGCTGCGGCGCAAGGACATGCCCCTCGACGGATCGGGCAAGCTCTTCATCTACGCCTATGGCGCCTATGGCATCGCCATCCCGCCTGCCTTTTCGACCAGCCGCCTGAGCCTCGTCGATCGCGGCTTCGCCTACGCCATCGCCCATATCCGCGGCGGCGACGACCTTGGCTATCAATGGTTCCTCGACGGCAAGCTCAAGAAGCGCACCAACACCTTCAACGATTTCGTCGACGTCACTCGCGGCCTCATCGCCAAGGGATATGCCAGCGCCGGGCGCGTCGCCGCGCAGGGCGGTTCGGCGGGCGGCGAGCTGATGGGCGCAGTCGTCAACCAGGCGGGCGAGCTATACGGCGCGGTCGTCGCCGACGTGCCCTTCGTCGACGTGCTGGCGACCATGCTCGACGACACGCTGCCGCTCACCCCGGGCGAATGGACCGAATGGGGCAATCCGATCACCGATCCGGACGCCTTCCATTTGCTCAAGAGCTACAGCCCCTACGACAATGTAACCGCCAAGCCCTATCCGCCGCTGCTGATCACCGGCGGCCTCCACGACCCGCGCGTTACCTATTGGGAGCCCACCAAATGGGCCGCGCGCCTCAGGGCGACCAAGACCGACGACCATCTCCTGCTCTTGAAGATCAACATGGGCGCGGGCCATGGCGGCAAGTCGGGACGCTGGAATTCGCTCTACGAGGTTGCGGAAGCCTACGCCTTCGTCCTGACCCAGATCGACTGA
- a CDS encoding M48 family metallopeptidase, translating to MTIDLLAAATATFDPDAATRAYLATLQGAARARSDAYFEGGYWIALWDGLVAALAYWLMLHLGWSAKWSAWASRVTRRPALQAGLYAIPFSVVGALLLLPWGAYTGYFREHQYSMSNQTFPAWLGELAIGAGVNLVFMFVLFAIVFAVIRKAPRTWWLWATGTIVALMVFLVMLSPLFVEPLFNKYTPMKDGPVKAEILRIAHEQEIPTNDVYVVDASRQTKRISANVAGLGPTIRIALNDNLLNRSNLAGIKSVMGHEMGHYKLHHVWKLIGYFSLIALLAAALLKWGAPPLLARYGDRWKVKSVSDPAVAPLFGLLIALYLIPADIAFNSVIRHHESEADAFGLEAAREPDGFAMTAMQLSEYRKIEPGKWEEILFYDHPSGRTRVQMAMDWKAKHLKELPVDQQRAFVMTADQPAK from the coding sequence ATGACCATCGACCTGCTTGCTGCGGCGACCGCCACATTCGATCCCGACGCCGCGACCCGCGCCTATCTCGCCACGCTGCAAGGCGCTGCCCGCGCGCGCAGCGACGCCTATTTCGAAGGCGGCTACTGGATCGCGCTGTGGGACGGTTTGGTTGCCGCGCTGGCCTATTGGCTGATGCTCCATCTGGGCTGGTCGGCGAAGTGGAGCGCCTGGGCGTCGCGCGTAACGCGCCGGCCCGCCTTGCAGGCCGGGCTGTACGCCATCCCCTTTTCGGTCGTCGGCGCGCTGTTGCTGCTGCCGTGGGGGGCCTACACCGGCTACTTCCGCGAGCATCAATACAGCATGAGCAACCAGACCTTCCCCGCATGGCTGGGCGAGCTGGCGATCGGCGCGGGCGTCAACCTCGTCTTCATGTTCGTGCTGTTCGCGATCGTCTTCGCAGTGATCCGCAAGGCACCGCGCACATGGTGGTTGTGGGCGACCGGGACGATCGTCGCGCTGATGGTCTTCCTCGTCATGCTGAGCCCGCTGTTCGTCGAGCCGCTGTTCAACAAATATACGCCGATGAAGGACGGGCCGGTGAAGGCCGAGATCCTGCGCATCGCCCATGAACAGGAAATCCCGACCAACGACGTCTACGTCGTCGACGCGTCGCGCCAGACCAAGCGTATTTCCGCCAATGTCGCGGGCCTTGGCCCGACCATCCGCATCGCGCTCAACGACAATCTGCTCAACCGTTCGAACCTCGCCGGAATCAAGTCGGTGATGGGTCACGAGATGGGCCACTACAAGCTGCACCATGTGTGGAAGCTGATCGGCTATTTCAGCCTCATCGCGCTGCTCGCCGCGGCGTTGCTGAAATGGGGCGCGCCGCCGCTGCTCGCCCGCTACGGCGACCGGTGGAAGGTGAAGTCGGTCAGCGATCCGGCGGTGGCGCCGCTGTTCGGCCTGCTGATCGCGCTCTATCTCATCCCGGCCGACATCGCTTTCAACAGCGTCATCCGCCATCATGAAAGCGAAGCCGACGCCTTCGGCCTGGAGGCCGCGCGCGAACCCGACGGTTTTGCCATGACCGCGATGCAGCTCAGCGAATATCGCAAGATCGAACCGGGCAAGTGGGAGGAAATCCTCTTCTACGACCACCCGTCAGGCCGAACCCGCGTCCAGATGGCGATGGACTGGAAGGCGAAGCACCTCAAGGAACTGCCCGTCGACCAGCAACGCGCCTTCGTCATGACCGCCGACCAGCCGGCGAAGTGA
- a CDS encoding vanadium-dependent haloperoxidase yields MRSITFVATAALACAIAAPARADIITDRASYALKLDGSADRTADNAPTNSQVAAAMFEAANAIDRRYEPLLGLAAATRPASTDAAVIVAARDVLLAHYPTKKDRILENASFALDALGGDPAARAEGERIGAAAAAAALTRGTLDPAVKLVDYRPRTSPGTWVGASLPVFQPYWQGMHPWALASPSAIRPGPPPALTSERYARDFDEVKRLGGTKSTERTPHQSLMARYRITPDIMPTVRRIAGQPGRRAVDNARLLALLWIGEYDEGLAMIDAKMHYNFWRPITAIRNAEDDGNPTTTPDAGWTPMINTPNHPEYPCGHCGYASVTAEILKAEVGNAPPGGVEIASDSIDDAVVMRLPTFDKWVQEVSFSRTLGGVHYRFSNEAAEDMGRKVATAVLGLMKPLKTSSRRK; encoded by the coding sequence ATGCGATCCATCACATTCGTCGCCACCGCTGCGCTTGCCTGCGCGATCGCGGCGCCGGCGCGCGCCGACATCATCACCGACAGGGCCAGCTATGCGCTGAAGCTGGACGGCAGCGCAGACCGGACCGCCGACAATGCGCCGACCAACAGCCAGGTTGCGGCGGCGATGTTCGAAGCGGCCAATGCGATCGACCGTCGATATGAGCCCCTGTTGGGCCTTGCAGCCGCGACCCGTCCCGCCTCGACCGATGCGGCGGTGATCGTCGCGGCGCGCGATGTGCTGCTCGCCCATTATCCTACCAAGAAAGACCGAATCCTCGAAAACGCCAGCTTCGCGCTCGACGCCCTGGGCGGAGACCCGGCGGCCCGGGCCGAAGGGGAACGCATCGGCGCCGCCGCCGCCGCAGCGGCCTTGACGCGCGGTACGCTCGATCCGGCCGTCAAGCTGGTCGACTATCGCCCGCGCACGTCGCCCGGCACCTGGGTCGGGGCGAGCCTGCCCGTGTTCCAGCCCTATTGGCAGGGCATGCATCCTTGGGCCCTGGCATCCCCCAGCGCGATCCGCCCCGGCCCACCGCCGGCGCTGACCAGCGAGCGTTATGCGCGCGACTTCGACGAGGTGAAGCGCCTTGGCGGGACCAAGTCGACCGAGCGTACGCCCCACCAGTCGCTGATGGCGCGATACAGGATTACGCCCGACATCATGCCTACCGTGCGCCGCATCGCCGGACAGCCCGGTCGCCGGGCGGTCGACAATGCCCGCCTGCTCGCGCTTCTATGGATTGGTGAATATGACGAGGGTTTGGCGATGATCGACGCCAAGATGCATTATAATTTCTGGCGCCCAATCACTGCGATCCGCAACGCTGAGGACGACGGCAATCCCACCACCACGCCCGACGCCGGCTGGACGCCGATGATCAACACGCCTAACCACCCCGAATATCCCTGCGGCCATTGCGGCTATGCGTCGGTAACCGCGGAAATCCTGAAAGCCGAGGTCGGAAATGCGCCGCCGGGCGGGGTCGAAATAGCATCGGACTCGATTGACGATGCCGTCGTGATGCGGCTGCCAACGTTCGACAAGTGGGTGCAGGAAGTGAGCTTCAGCCGGACGCTGGGCGGGGTCCATTACCGCTTTTCCAACGAGGCTGCCGAAGACATGGGACGCAAGGTCGCGACGGCCGTGCTGGGATTGATGAAGCCGCTGAAAACGTCCAGTCGGAGAAAATGA
- a CDS encoding aminopeptidase P family protein, whose amino-acid sequence MSSYADRLAALRAQLKEDRLDGFVVPLTDEHMSEYVGSYAQRLEWLTGFKGSAGSAVVLPEEAAIFTDGRYTIQVRQQVSPTEWSYQSVPETSVAQWLKDNAASGARIGYDPWLHTAEWVKMATEQLAAKGAELVAVGKNPIDKVWADQPEPSKARLIVQPDELAGKTSAEKRHDIADWLEKEGADAAVLAALDSIAWTLNVRGADVTHTPVALAYAVSHKDGTTDLFVAGEKVGDDVRAHLGNGVRLHERDAFEDYLKTLEGKIVAVDPERSVAAIAQALEAGGARILKRRDPTVLPRAIKNEAEIGGQKAAQARDGAAVSRFLKWVEDEAPKGGLDEIIAADRLEAFRKEHGDLRDLSFDTISAYGPNGALPHYKGTVESNLPFKPGTLYLVDSGGQYQDGTTDITRTVPIGEPTAEMIDRNTRVLQGHIAIATAVFPKGTRGSQLDSFARRPLWEAGVDYAHGTGHGVGSFLSVHEGPQRISPVGSSQSGGDEPLQAGMILSNEPGYYKQGDFGIRIENLVLVVPVEIAGAEKEMLGFETLTFAPIDKKLIDASMLSAKERDWLNAYHAEVLAKIGPQLSGADLEWLKDQCAPL is encoded by the coding sequence ATGTCCTCCTACGCCGACCGCCTTGCCGCCCTTCGCGCCCAGCTGAAGGAAGATCGCCTTGACGGCTTCGTGGTGCCGCTGACCGACGAGCATATGAGCGAATATGTCGGCAGCTATGCCCAGCGGCTGGAATGGCTGACCGGCTTCAAGGGCTCTGCGGGCAGCGCGGTGGTGCTGCCGGAAGAAGCGGCGATCTTCACCGACGGTCGCTACACCATCCAGGTACGCCAGCAGGTCAGCCCGACCGAATGGAGCTACCAGTCGGTCCCGGAAACCAGCGTCGCGCAATGGCTGAAGGACAATGCCGCTTCGGGCGCGCGGATCGGCTACGACCCGTGGCTGCACACCGCCGAATGGGTGAAGATGGCGACCGAACAACTGGCCGCGAAGGGCGCGGAACTGGTCGCGGTGGGCAAGAACCCGATCGACAAGGTCTGGGCCGACCAGCCCGAACCGTCGAAGGCGCGGCTGATCGTCCAACCGGACGAACTCGCCGGCAAGACCAGCGCCGAGAAGCGCCACGACATCGCCGATTGGCTCGAAAAGGAAGGGGCGGATGCCGCGGTGCTGGCGGCGCTCGATTCGATCGCCTGGACGCTCAACGTGCGCGGTGCCGACGTCACTCATACGCCGGTCGCGCTTGCCTATGCGGTGTCGCACAAGGACGGGACCACCGACCTGTTCGTGGCGGGCGAGAAGGTCGGAGACGACGTCCGCGCCCACCTCGGCAATGGCGTGCGGCTGCACGAGCGCGATGCGTTCGAGGATTATCTGAAGACGCTGGAGGGCAAGATCGTCGCGGTCGACCCCGAACGCTCGGTCGCCGCCATCGCCCAGGCGCTGGAAGCGGGCGGGGCGCGTATCTTGAAGCGCCGCGATCCGACCGTGCTGCCGCGCGCGATCAAGAATGAGGCGGAGATCGGCGGGCAAAAGGCGGCGCAGGCGCGCGACGGCGCGGCGGTGTCGCGGTTCCTGAAGTGGGTCGAGGATGAAGCGCCAAAGGGCGGCCTCGACGAAATCATCGCCGCCGACCGGCTGGAGGCGTTCCGAAAGGAACATGGCGATCTGCGCGACCTAAGCTTCGACACGATCAGCGCTTATGGCCCCAACGGCGCGCTGCCGCATTACAAGGGCACGGTCGAATCCAACCTGCCGTTCAAGCCGGGCACGCTCTACCTCGTCGATTCGGGCGGCCAGTATCAGGACGGCACCACCGACATCACCCGCACCGTGCCGATCGGCGAGCCGACGGCGGAGATGATCGATCGCAACACGCGGGTGCTGCAGGGCCATATCGCGATCGCGACGGCGGTCTTCCCCAAGGGCACCCGCGGCAGCCAGCTCGACAGCTTCGCGCGACGTCCGCTGTGGGAGGCGGGCGTCGATTATGCCCATGGCACCGGCCATGGCGTCGGCAGCTTCCTGAGCGTGCATGAAGGTCCGCAGCGCATCTCGCCGGTCGGATCGAGCCAGTCGGGCGGGGACGAGCCGCTGCAGGCGGGCATGATCCTGTCCAACGAGCCCGGCTATTACAAGCAGGGCGATTTCGGCATCCGCATCGAGAACCTGGTGCTGGTGGTGCCGGTCGAGATTGCGGGCGCGGAGAAGGAAATGCTCGGCTTCGAGACGCTGACCTTCGCGCCGATCGACAAGAAGTTGATCGACGCCTCGATGCTTTCCGCGAAGGAGCGCGACTGGCTCAACGCCTATCATGCGGAGGTGCTGGCGAAGATCGGACCGCAACTGTCGGGCGCCGATCTCGAATGGCTCAAGGACCAGTGCGCGCCGCTTTGA
- a CDS encoding threonine aldolase family protein, with the protein MRFFSDNAAPAHPKVLEALAGANVLTTAYDGDEWSAKLDGAFSDLFGTDVRALWVTTGTAANCLALAAVCPPHGSILCHEFAHIEQDEAGAPGFFTHGAKLTLLGGEGAKVSPDAVEEACARVRADVHQVQPAALSITNATEYGLAYRPDEVAALGEVAKRRGLGFHMDGARFANAIAFTGCDPADVTWRAGVDVLSFGCVKNGGMNAEALVFFDPAKAEVVPRLRKRSGHLMSKGRYAAAQILALLEGDLWLDNARAANRAATTLADACGSERLVHPVEANELFVRMTPDEAAAIRARGFDFYDWAPGEVRLVTSWDQDMSAVERLAAAIRAL; encoded by the coding sequence ATGCGCTTCTTTTCCGACAATGCCGCGCCCGCTCATCCCAAGGTGCTTGAGGCGCTTGCCGGCGCCAACGTCCTCACCACGGCCTATGACGGCGATGAATGGTCGGCGAAGCTCGACGGCGCCTTTTCCGACCTGTTCGGGACTGACGTGCGGGCGCTGTGGGTGACCACCGGCACCGCCGCCAACTGCCTTGCGCTCGCGGCCGTCTGCCCGCCGCATGGGTCGATCCTGTGCCACGAATTCGCGCATATCGAGCAGGACGAGGCGGGGGCGCCGGGCTTTTTCACCCATGGCGCCAAGCTGACGCTGCTGGGCGGCGAGGGCGCCAAGGTCTCGCCGGACGCGGTCGAGGAAGCCTGCGCCCGCGTCCGCGCGGACGTCCACCAGGTCCAGCCTGCCGCGCTCAGCATCACCAATGCCACCGAATATGGCCTGGCCTACCGCCCCGATGAAGTCGCCGCGCTGGGGGAGGTCGCCAAGCGGCGCGGGCTCGGCTTCCACATGGACGGCGCGCGCTTCGCCAATGCCATCGCCTTCACCGGATGCGATCCCGCCGACGTGACCTGGCGGGCGGGTGTCGACGTGCTGAGCTTCGGCTGCGTCAAGAATGGTGGGATGAATGCCGAGGCACTGGTCTTTTTCGACCCCGCCAAGGCCGAGGTCGTGCCGCGCCTGCGCAAGCGGTCGGGCCATTTGATGAGCAAGGGTCGCTATGCCGCCGCGCAGATCCTCGCGCTGCTGGAGGGCGACTTGTGGCTCGACAACGCGCGTGCCGCCAACCGTGCCGCAACGACGCTTGCCGATGCTTGCGGAAGCGAGCGGCTCGTCCACCCGGTCGAGGCCAACGAACTGTTCGTGCGGATGACCCCGGACGAGGCCGCCGCGATCCGCGCACGGGGCTTCGACTTTTACGACTGGGCGCCGGGAGAGGTCCGCCTGGTGACCAGCTGGGATCAGGACATGTCCGCGGTCGAGCGGCTGGCCGCCGCAATCCGAGCGCTTTAG
- a CDS encoding VOC family protein: MIGYVTLGTNDLPRAAKFYDALCGELGVGRMMEFETFIAWGEHGGGAGIGLTKPFDGNSATVGNGVMVALEAKDEAQVQRLYDIALANGGTDEGAPGDRGGGFYAGYFRDPDGNKLNAFLMKAPE; encoded by the coding sequence ATGATCGGTTATGTGACGCTCGGCACCAACGATCTGCCCCGTGCGGCGAAGTTTTATGATGCCTTGTGCGGTGAGCTGGGCGTCGGCCGGATGATGGAATTCGAAACGTTCATCGCCTGGGGCGAGCATGGCGGTGGGGCAGGCATCGGCCTCACCAAGCCGTTCGACGGCAATAGTGCCACCGTGGGCAATGGCGTGATGGTCGCACTGGAAGCCAAGGACGAAGCGCAGGTGCAGCGGCTCTACGACATCGCGCTGGCCAATGGCGGGACCGACGAGGGTGCGCCGGGCGATCGCGGCGGCGGTTTCTATGCCGGTTATTTCCGCGATCCCGATGGCAACAAGCTCAACGCCTTCCTGATGAAGGCGCCCGAGTAA